The nucleotide window AGCGGGCTCGGTACGGTCGGAACAATACGGCGCAATATTCGTAAAAATCCAGCGGTGAAATGACTCATATCTGGCAAAGGTTGCGAACCGGCGATTGGCTGACGGCGGCGCGCATGCGCGGTTACAGCCTGCTGCTGCTCGCCCTCTTCGTCCTGGTATTTGCCGGATGGATCGCGGTTTCCGATGGCCTGATCGACCGCAACGGCAAGCCGATCGGCACCGATTTTTCCAGCTTTTACGCGGCCGGTTCGCTCGTCCTCGATGGCCGGCCCGGTGACGTCTATAATATGGCCGCCCATTACGCCCGTGAGCAGCGGATCTTCGGCGCGGCCACACCCAACTACGGCTGGCTGTATCCGCCGATCTTCCTGTTGGTGGCGACCCCACTTGCGTTGATGCCCTACATCATGGCGCTGGCGGTCTGGCAAATCAGCACCTTCGCACTGTATTTGTCCGTGATCGGCGCCATCCTGCGGCGAATACCGGGCAACGTGATCGGCCCTATATGGCTGCCGATCGCCGCCGGATTTCCCGCGGTCTTCATCAATCTGGGACACGGCCAAAACGGGCTTCTCACAGCGGGACTGTTTGGCGCTGCCTTGCTCGCGTTGCCCGCCAGGCCGGTCCTGTCCGGCATCTTGTTTGGTGCGCTCGCCTACAAACCCCAATTCGCGCTGGTGGCACCCTTCGCGTTGCTCGCCGCAGGTCAGTGGCGCACCGTCGTTGCCGCCGGCATCACCGTGGTGGCGCTGATGGCCATAACAAGTCTGATATTTGGCGCCGATCTCTGGCTTGCTTTCGCCGCCTCTACCGAGACGTCGCGCAGGCTGCTGATTGAGCAGGGCAGTGTCGGATTCGAAAAACTGCAAAGCGTTTACGCAGCGGTGCGAATGTGGGGTGCTAGCGTCCCGGTCGCCTACGCCGCCCAGGGCGCAGTGTCAGCCGCGGTCGTGTGCTGCACCGTGTGGGCATGGCGTTCGGCTTGTAACCCCGACGTCAAAGCCGCACTCCTCGTCATCGCGACATTGCTGGCTTCACCGCACGTTCTGGATTACGACCTCGTGATTCTCGCTTTGGCGATCGCATTCGCGGTCAGAGCCGGCTTTGCCGGTGGCTTTCGCGACTACGAGATCAGCCTGCTTGCCGCGGCCTGGATCGCGCCGCTGTTGTCGCGCAGCATCGCCGGCGCCACTTACATACCCCTCGGTCTGCTCGCGGTGCTGGCCTTCTATGCTTTCGTCCTCCGGCGCGCGACCCTCGATCGCGGACAACTCCGGGTCGGCGCGCCAGGCGTCGCGCAAGCGTGATCTCAATTGTTCCGATGTGCAGATAGAATCATTCTGCGCGCGTGCAGTGCAGTAAAGGTTTTCGACTTTTTCCATTCCTCGGGTCTTGCGACGCATTCGTATCGGCATCATTGTTTAGCCGCGTTGCGGCGCGAAGGCTTTCCGCAATTCGCTTCTGTGCGCCTCTCGACCCTGTGAACCCAACGACGATGTACAAGCTCTATTCGATGCAGCGCTCCGGCAACAGCTACAAGGTCCGCCTTGCGCTGGCGCTGCTCAACGCGCCCTATGAGGCGATCGAAGTCGACATTCTCCGCGGCGAAAGCCGCACGCCGGAGTTTCTGGAGAAGAATCCCAGCGGACAGGTGCCGCTCCTGGAAGTCGCCGAAGGACGCTACCTCGCCGAGTCGAATGCCATTCTCTGGTATGTCTGCGGCGGCACCTCGCTGGCGCCGGAGTCGCGGGTCGAGCGCGCCGAAGCGCTGCAATGGATGTTCTTCGAGCAGCACGCGCTGGAGCCCAATATCGGCGCCGCCTATTTCTGGCTGTCGCTGGTCAAGGGTGGCCGCGACCTACAGACGCATGCGCTGGAAGACTGGATGGAGCGCGGCTATGCCGCTCTTCAGGTGATGGAAAACCATCTCAAGACCCGCGCCTATTTCGCGGCTGGACAACTCACGGTCGCCGATATCGCACTGTACGGCTACACCCACGTCGCCGACCGCTGCGACTACGACCTCACGACCTTCCCCGCCATCCGCGCCTGGCTGCGGCGGGTCGAACAGACGCCTGGTTTCGTCACCATGGACTGGCGGCCTCAGGCCGAGGTCGACGACCAGGCCGGCATGGCCGCCGGCGCATAACCGCCCTCGCCTTCTCACTTTCGCGCGAGCACGCCGGCAAAGGTTAATAATAGCGGGCATAACGTTAACCTTTGCCGTGATTCCGCCATTTTCAGCCCCAGATCGCCAAAATGTTGCCGGTGATCGTTGCAAGATTTTCCTGACGTCGTGAGTCGCGGGTGATTCGGCCCGCGTTACAAGGATTTACTCCATGATGCGGTTACCCGGCGCGGTCGGCTTCGAGAGCAGCCGCACGCCCGTCGCTTCTTCCCGATTGCTTGGTGCCATCGCTACCTCGCTTGCGATCGGCACACTATCGCTTTGCCTCGTGGTCACCCTGACGGTGCTGTCGATCAAGGCTACCGTCGCGATGCCCATTCCGTGACAGGTCCAGCCTTTTTGTTTGCATCATTGGACTAGCGAACGCGCGATGATCGGCATCGCGATTGGACTCGGATGAAGACACCCGTCGCCCTTGTGACCGTCGCCTTGACGGTAGCGATCCTGCTCGCCGTCTCGTTCCTGATCGCCACCAGCACGCGCGGCGAACAGCCGGCGTTCGACTCGTCGGCAGGCGAACTCGAGGTTCGGACCATTGCAAGGGGCCTCGCCAATCCCTGGGCGCTGGCATTCCTGCCCGATGGAAAGATGCTGGTGACCGAGCGTGCCGGCCGCATGCGCCTCGTCAACACGGAGGGCCAGGTCTCGCCGCCGCTCAAGGGCGTGCCTGACGTGTGGGCCTCAGGTCAGGGCGGCCTGCACGATGTCGTCACCGACAAATCCTTTGCGCAGAACCGGACCATCTATTTCTGTTACGCCGAACGCACCGAGGGTGGCGGCCGCACCACGGCCGCGCGCGCGAAACTGAGCGACGACAATGGCCGGCTCAACGAGGTCAAGATCATCTTCCGCCAGCAGGGACCGCTGTCGTCGGGCAATCATTATGGCTGCCGCATCGCGCAGGCCGAGGACGGCAATCTGTTCGTGGGGCTGGGCGATCACTTCACCTATCGCGACCAGGCGCAAAATCTCGGCAATCATCTCGGCAAGCTGATCCGGATCGCGCCCGACGGATCGGTGCCCGCAGGCAACCCGTTCGCCGGCCGCACTGATGCCAAGCCGGAAATCTGGAGTTACGGCCACCGCAACGTGCAGGCGCTAGCGATCAATCCGGCGAGCGGCGAGCCCTGGGAGATCGAACACGGCCCGCGCGGCGGCGACGAGGTCAATGTCGTCGGCAAGGGCAAGAATTACGGCTGGCCGGTGATCGGCTACGGCATCGATTATTCCGGCGCGAAAATCCACCAGAGCACGGCCAAGGACGGCATGGAGCAGCCGCTCAAATACTGGGTGCCGTCGATCGCACCCTCAGGCATGACCTTCTATACCGGCAAGCTGTTTCCGAAATGGAACGGCAGCCTGTTCACCGGCGCGCTGCGCGGCGCCATGCTGGTGCGGCTGACGCTGAACGGCAACGCGGTGACATCGGAGGAACGCCTGCTGCAGAACCTGCACGAGCGTATCCGCGATGTACGCCAGGGACCCGACGGCGCGCTGTGGCTTTTGACCGACAGTACGAACGGACGGGTGTTGCGGGTAGCGCCGGCCGTGAAATGACGATGATCTGAACAAAAGCGCTCACCATTTGTGAAAGATCAGAAACGCGCCGATGGCGATGAAGAGAAAGCCGAGCGCGTGATTCCACCCCAGCGGCTCCTTCAGATAGAGTACCGAGAAGCAGGCGAATACCACCAGCGTGATCACCTCCTGGATGGTCTTGAGTTGCGCCGCCGAATACACCGCACTGCCCCAGCGGTTGGCCGGCACCGCCAGCCAGTATTCGACGAAGGCGATCCCCCAGCTCGCCAGCACGACTACCGGCAATGCGCTTTCCTTGAATTTCAGATGGCCGTACCAGGCAAAGGTCATGAAGACGTTGGAGGCAAACAGCATCAGGATCGGCAGTAGCGTCGGCGAAACGGTGGGCATCGATGTCCTCTTGCAAATGTCGAGCAGTTCAATGGTCGGGTGCGATCCGGCGTTCCTTAACTCGATATCATTTGATTTCAAAAACGCGAAAGCTTTACGGATCCGCGCAACGCTCTCTTAGGACTGGCGGCAGAAAGGCGTGCACAATCGCAACAATCAGGCATGCTTGCGTCTTATTCCCGGCAAGTGGCGAGAACGGGCATGCAGTTAGACTGGCGCGCAATCTCCGGTCCGGCTCTTACGACAGCGACGGCGTTGATCGCCTTCGTGGTCGACCGACATTTCGTTGCAGTCCCCAATCCCGCGCCGCTATTCGTCTGCATCGTCGCGTTTGCCGCTTCCATCAGCGGCATCACCTCCGGCATGATCAGCGCCGTGATTGCGGTGGCATCTTCGGCGGTGTTCTTCCTCAACCACCGCGCTACGCCGGGTTACGACATGTCGGATTTGGCGCGCATGCTGCTGCTGGCGGCAACCGCCGGCGGCACCGCGCTGATCACGGGCCTGTTGCGGCAGAAATGGGTCGATGCGTTCGCGTGGGAAAAGAAGCATCATGCCACCGCGGACCGATTGTCGGCCGCGCTCGACCAGGTCGACATCGGTATCGTTCTGCTCGATTCCGACACCCGCGCCGAATTCATCAACCGCGCCTTTCGCGATTATTTCAAGCTGTCCGACGAGCAGGCCGACAGCAAGCCGCCCTTCATTGCGCTGATGTATCACGGCCGCGACACCGGCGCCTGGCAACTGCCGGAGGACGAGTTGAGCGCCTTCATCGCCAAGCGCACCGAGATGATACGAGCAGGCGATTCCACGCCGATCAACCTCGATCTCGCGGATGGCGAGGTGCTGCGCTTCACCTGCACGGCGCTGCCCGATGGCGGACGCATGCTGAGCTATGCGCCGGTCACCGACCTCGTCCGCCACAGCGACGATCCCGGCAGCGCCAACTATTATCGCGCGCTGCGCGGCAGCCATCGCAGCCTCGCGAGGCATCTCGGCGCCGCGGAGTAGCGAAGCGCGCGACGACGAGCGGTCGCTCTTCAACCTCGCCCCGCCTGCAGGAGAGGTCGGATCGCGAAGCAATCCGGGTAAGGGGGTACAGGTCTCACCACGATCACGACTCGCGGAAGCAGCCCTCACCCCAACCCTCTCCCCGTGAAGAACGGGGAGAGGGAGTAGAGCCCTTCTGCAAAGTTGATCGCACCCGAATGCGTCTGTAATAGGAGTCTTCCCCAGCGTGTTCGCGACGCTGCTCCCTCTTATCAACGCGGAATCGCGCATGTCCGGCGACCTCACCATCCGCTTCGTCACCCGCCAGGACTACGCGCAATGGCTGCCGCTGTGGGATGGCTATAACGCCTTCTACGGCCGCGCCGGCGCGACCGCGCTGGCGGGCGAGATCACGGCGATGACCTGGGCGCGCTTCTTCGACGCTTACGAGCCGGTACACGCGCTGGTCGCCGAGAGCGGCGGCGAGTTGCTCGGGCTGACGCATTACCTGTTTCACCGCTCTACGACCATGATCGAGCCGAACTGTTATCTGCAGGATCTCTTCACCAGCGCCGCCGCACGCGGCAAGGGGGTCGGCCGTGCCCTGATCAACGGCGTGTACGAACAGGCGAAGCTCGCCGGATGCTCCCGCGTCTACTGGCAGACGCACGAGACCAACCACACCGCGATGCTGCTCTACGACAAGGTGGCGGAGCGTTCGGGTTTCGTGGTGTACCGCAAGATGCTCTGAGGAACCGCTGTAAGTTCGCGCCCCGCCATCGTTGTCACGCAGACGTAACAAAGCCCGGGTAGCCTGCCCCTGCGTCTGATCAGGCCCCCCGTCTCATGATCACGCGCCCCCAGCGGTCCCCGTCAGTCGCCGCGTCTGACCGGGGCCGCATCTTTTTGTGCCGCATGGCTGCCAAGCGCGGGCGCTGGTCCCCTGTTCTTGCGGGTCGAAGCCGTGCGCGCCACAATGCGCCTCCCCGCTCTTCCCACAGGATCGATCCATGCAAATTCGCAACCTCGGCGGCTCCGGCCTGCGTGTTTCCGCCGTCGGCCTCGGCTGCAATAACTTTGGCCAGCGCACCGACCTGGAGACCTCGCGCAAGGTCATCCACAAGGCGATCGATCTCGGCATCACCCTGTTCGACACCGCCGACATCTATGCGGGCATGGGCGGCTCCGAGACCGTGCTCGGCACCGTCCTCGGCGACCGCCGCAAGGACATCGTGCTGGCGACGAAGTATGCGAAGCCGATGGCGACCGACGGCACCAGGCAGGGCGCCTCGCGCCGCTACATCATGTCCGCGGTCGAGGCCAGCCTGAAGCGGCTGAAGACCGACTACATCGATCTCTACCAGCAGCATGAATACGACGCCCTGACGCCGATGGAAGAGACGCTGCGCGCGCTCGACGATCTCGTCCGCCAGGGCAAAGTCCGCTACATCGGCAATTCGAACTTTCCGGCGTGGCGCATTGCGGAAGCCGAAATGCTGGCGCGGCAGATGAACGTTGGCCGCTTCGTCTCGTGTCAGGACGAATACAGCCTCGTGGTGCGTGGCATCGAGAAAGATCTGTTGCCCGCCGCGCAGGAATACAAGCTCGGCCTGCTACCGTTCTTCCCGCTGGCGAGCGGGCTTCTCACCGGCAAATACAAGCGCGGCACTGATGCCCCCGCCGACACCCGCTTTGCCAAGGCGCCGGCGCTGAAGGATCGCTACGCCACGGCGCGCAACGAGGACATCGTCGAGAAACTCCAGGCATTCGCGCAAGAGCGCGGCCACACCATGCTCGAACTCGCCTTCTCCTGGCTCGCCCAGCGCCCGCAAGTCGCAAGCGTCATCGCCGGCGCCACCCGCGTCGAACAGGTCGAGCAGAACGTGAAGGCGGTCGGCTGGACGCTGAGCGCAGAGGAACTGGCAGAGGTGGATCGGAGTACGAAGTAATTGAGACGGCGGTCTCGCCCTCCCTCTCCCCGTCCTTCACGGGGAGAGGGTCGGGGTGAGGGGCTGCTTCCGCGAGCTCTGAACGCCGTGAGACCTGTACCCCCTCACCCGGATCGCAAGAGCGATCCGACCTCTCCCCGCAAGCGGGGCGAGGTTAAGAGAGCAGCGCGGTTCTACTTCAAGAGCTCGGCTTGTATCGAGAGTAGGACGCCTTCGGTATTTCCGAGAACGTCGTTGTTCCAGAATCGTAGCACCCTGTAGCCGGCTTCGATTAAACGCCGATCACGGACTGCGTCGGCGGCTGATTCATTGTGCTGTCCACCATCCACTTCAATGATCAGCCGCCGCTCGCGGCAGACGAAATCGCAGACATAGCCAATGATCGGCTGCTGCCGGACGAACTTGTGCCCGTCGATCTGCCGGTTGCGAATGCGATTCCAGAGGATAGTTTCCGCATCTGTTTGATTGACCCTCAATCGCCTCGCGATTCGGATAGACTTTTCATTGCGGCCGCGCATTGCCATGCCCCTCACCCGGATTGCTTCGCAATCCGACCTCTCCCCGCAGAAGAGCGGGGAGAGGTTAAGATACCAGCCCCTGCATCGGCTTCACTGCCGCACTGTCCGGAAACACGCTCTCCGCCAGCACCCGTTCCGCCAGCCCGAACTGGTCCTTCAGCATGCCTTTCATCACCGCGCGCAGATCGGTGGTCGGCGCGAGGTCGCGGCCCTGGTAGAGGCTCGTCGCCTTCAGCCCCGGCCAGTCCGCGATCACGCGCCCGCCGTTCACCGCGCCGCCGGCTAGCAGCGCGACCGTGCCGGTGCCGTGATCCGTGCCCTGCGTGCCGTTGATGCGTGCGGTGCGGCCGAATTCGGTGGCGACCACGATCACGGTGTCGCGCCAGCGCGGGCCCAGGCCGCGCTCGAATTCGGCCAGCGCGCCGTCGAGGCCGCTGAGCAATTGCGCCAGCCGGCCGACCGCGCCGCCTTCATTGGCATGCGTGTCCCAGCCGTCGAAGGCGAGCGCACCGATCCGCGGTCCGTCGTCGGCCGCCATCAATTTCGCGGCGCCGCGCGCCACCAGCCGCATCGCGGCCACGCCGCCGGCGCCCGGCTTCGGCTTCATGTCGTCGCCTCGCGCGGCCTTGTCGAGCGCCAGTCCCTGCTTCAAAGCCGATGCCAGTGCGGCGTCGCGATGTTGATAGAGCTCGAGCAGCCGCATCGCGGTATCCTCGGCAGCCTGCGGCAACGCCACTGGCGCCCAACCGACCGTCGGCGCCGTGCCGCGCAGCACCAGCGGCGTGGTC belongs to Bradyrhizobium icense and includes:
- a CDS encoding glycosyltransferase family 87 protein, coding for MTHIWQRLRTGDWLTAARMRGYSLLLLALFVLVFAGWIAVSDGLIDRNGKPIGTDFSSFYAAGSLVLDGRPGDVYNMAAHYAREQRIFGAATPNYGWLYPPIFLLVATPLALMPYIMALAVWQISTFALYLSVIGAILRRIPGNVIGPIWLPIAAGFPAVFINLGHGQNGLLTAGLFGAALLALPARPVLSGILFGALAYKPQFALVAPFALLAAGQWRTVVAAGITVVALMAITSLIFGADLWLAFAASTETSRRLLIEQGSVGFEKLQSVYAAVRMWGASVPVAYAAQGAVSAAVVCCTVWAWRSACNPDVKAALLVIATLLASPHVLDYDLVILALAIAFAVRAGFAGGFRDYEISLLAAAWIAPLLSRSIAGATYIPLGLLAVLAFYAFVLRRATLDRGQLRVGAPGVAQA
- a CDS encoding glutathione S-transferase family protein; this encodes MYKLYSMQRSGNSYKVRLALALLNAPYEAIEVDILRGESRTPEFLEKNPSGQVPLLEVAEGRYLAESNAILWYVCGGTSLAPESRVERAEALQWMFFEQHALEPNIGAAYFWLSLVKGGRDLQTHALEDWMERGYAALQVMENHLKTRAYFAAGQLTVADIALYGYTHVADRCDYDLTTFPAIRAWLRRVEQTPGFVTMDWRPQAEVDDQAGMAAGA
- a CDS encoding PQQ-dependent sugar dehydrogenase — protein: MKTPVALVTVALTVAILLAVSFLIATSTRGEQPAFDSSAGELEVRTIARGLANPWALAFLPDGKMLVTERAGRMRLVNTEGQVSPPLKGVPDVWASGQGGLHDVVTDKSFAQNRTIYFCYAERTEGGGRTTAARAKLSDDNGRLNEVKIIFRQQGPLSSGNHYGCRIAQAEDGNLFVGLGDHFTYRDQAQNLGNHLGKLIRIAPDGSVPAGNPFAGRTDAKPEIWSYGHRNVQALAINPASGEPWEIEHGPRGGDEVNVVGKGKNYGWPVIGYGIDYSGAKIHQSTAKDGMEQPLKYWVPSIAPSGMTFYTGKLFPKWNGSLFTGALRGAMLVRLTLNGNAVTSEERLLQNLHERIRDVRQGPDGALWLLTDSTNGRVLRVAPAVK
- a CDS encoding DMT family protein, with the protein product MPTVSPTLLPILMLFASNVFMTFAWYGHLKFKESALPVVVLASWGIAFVEYWLAVPANRWGSAVYSAAQLKTIQEVITLVVFACFSVLYLKEPLGWNHALGFLFIAIGAFLIFHKW
- a CDS encoding PAS-domain containing protein; this encodes MQLDWRAISGPALTTATALIAFVVDRHFVAVPNPAPLFVCIVAFAASISGITSGMISAVIAVASSAVFFLNHRATPGYDMSDLARMLLLAATAGGTALITGLLRQKWVDAFAWEKKHHATADRLSAALDQVDIGIVLLDSDTRAEFINRAFRDYFKLSDEQADSKPPFIALMYHGRDTGAWQLPEDELSAFIAKRTEMIRAGDSTPINLDLADGEVLRFTCTALPDGGRMLSYAPVTDLVRHSDDPGSANYYRALRGSHRSLARHLGAAE
- a CDS encoding GNAT family N-acetyltransferase; translated protein: MSGDLTIRFVTRQDYAQWLPLWDGYNAFYGRAGATALAGEITAMTWARFFDAYEPVHALVAESGGELLGLTHYLFHRSTTMIEPNCYLQDLFTSAAARGKGVGRALINGVYEQAKLAGCSRVYWQTHETNHTAMLLYDKVAERSGFVVYRKML
- a CDS encoding aldo/keto reductase; amino-acid sequence: MQIRNLGGSGLRVSAVGLGCNNFGQRTDLETSRKVIHKAIDLGITLFDTADIYAGMGGSETVLGTVLGDRRKDIVLATKYAKPMATDGTRQGASRRYIMSAVEASLKRLKTDYIDLYQQHEYDALTPMEETLRALDDLVRQGKVRYIGNSNFPAWRIAEAEMLARQMNVGRFVSCQDEYSLVVRGIEKDLLPAAQEYKLGLLPFFPLASGLLTGKYKRGTDAPADTRFAKAPALKDRYATARNEDIVEKLQAFAQERGHTMLELAFSWLAQRPQVASVIAGATRVEQVEQNVKAVGWTLSAEELAEVDRSTK
- a CDS encoding endonuclease domain-containing protein produces the protein MRGRNEKSIRIARRLRVNQTDAETILWNRIRNRQIDGHKFVRQQPIIGYVCDFVCRERRLIIEVDGGQHNESAADAVRDRRLIEAGYRVLRFWNNDVLGNTEGVLLSIQAELLK
- a CDS encoding DUF1501 domain-containing protein; translation: METTMDCCDDMRSLVTSRRAVLLGGASFAAWAYLPKFARGADGRDPRLVIVILRGALDGLATVAPIGDPDYAGLHGSIALSSSGPNAALPLDNFFSLHPVMSEFSRMYREKKAAVIHAVATPYRDRSHFDGQDVLESGFAGPGRVQSGWLNRALEGLPRGERVTSALAVGPTTPLVLRGTAPTVGWAPVALPQAAEDTAMRLLELYQHRDAALASALKQGLALDKAARGDDMKPKPGAGGVAAMRLVARGAAKLMAADDGPRIGALAFDGWDTHANEGGAVGRLAQLLSGLDGALAEFERGLGPRWRDTVIVVATEFGRTARINGTQGTDHGTGTVALLAGGAVNGGRVIADWPGLKATSLYQGRDLAPTTDLRAVMKGMLKDQFGLAERVLAESVFPDSAAVKPMQGLVS